In Flammeovirgaceae bacterium 311, one DNA window encodes the following:
- a CDS encoding glucose/sorbosone dehydrogenase-like protein (COG2133 Glucose/sorbosone dehydrogenases), with the protein MKIFLNSCALLVLLLGAEACSSRINESAGGASVSDAMAREDSLATYGLQVTADTLPLPYKTASNTKKSKVIGWSDNNTPKAPAGFTVTKFADGLEHPRNIYVAPNGDIFIAESDDEEKSANRITIIRDDNSDGKPELQRVFMSGLNQPYGMLVLNNYFYVANTDGVLRYPYQQGETSISGSGEKILDLPAGGYNHHWTRNLLASADGTKIYVSVGSASNNGEYGMEEEVRRANILEINPDGSGERVYAAGLRNPVPMAWEPVSNVLWTAVNERDELGDNLVPDYVTSVKEGGFYGWPYAYFGPQPDPRMKGQEPGLVARTLVPDVALGAHTSSLGLAFYDHQAFPERYHKGAFVGQHGSWNRSELNGYRVVFIPFENGRPAGAPEDFLTGFIADMASGEVYGRPVDIEILADGSMLVSDDASNTIWRVSGNR; encoded by the coding sequence ATGAAAATATTTTTAAACAGCTGCGCACTTTTAGTGCTGCTGCTAGGTGCAGAAGCCTGCTCCTCCAGAATAAATGAAAGTGCAGGCGGAGCTTCTGTTAGCGATGCTATGGCCAGGGAAGACTCACTGGCCACCTATGGCCTGCAGGTAACGGCAGATACACTGCCGCTACCTTATAAAACCGCATCAAATACTAAAAAAAGTAAGGTAATTGGCTGGTCAGATAATAATACACCCAAGGCACCGGCAGGTTTTACGGTAACTAAATTTGCCGATGGACTGGAGCATCCCCGTAATATTTACGTAGCACCCAATGGCGATATTTTTATTGCGGAGTCAGACGATGAGGAGAAGAGTGCCAACCGCATCACCATTATCCGTGATGATAACAGTGACGGCAAGCCAGAACTGCAGCGTGTATTTATGTCTGGCCTGAACCAGCCTTACGGTATGCTGGTGCTCAATAACTATTTTTATGTTGCCAATACTGATGGCGTACTGCGCTATCCTTACCAGCAGGGAGAAACCAGCATCAGCGGCAGTGGAGAGAAGATTCTGGACCTGCCTGCAGGAGGTTATAACCATCACTGGACCCGCAACCTGCTTGCCAGTGCCGATGGCACCAAAATATATGTATCTGTTGGTTCCGCCAGTAATAACGGGGAGTACGGAATGGAAGAGGAGGTACGCAGGGCCAACATTCTGGAGATCAACCCCGATGGCAGTGGCGAGCGTGTTTATGCAGCAGGCCTGCGTAACCCTGTTCCCATGGCCTGGGAGCCGGTTAGCAATGTACTTTGGACGGCTGTAAACGAGCGGGATGAGCTGGGTGATAACCTGGTGCCGGATTATGTAACCAGCGTGAAAGAAGGTGGTTTCTATGGCTGGCCCTATGCCTATTTTGGTCCGCAGCCAGACCCCCGCATGAAGGGGCAGGAGCCCGGGCTGGTGGCCCGTACACTGGTTCCGGATGTGGCCCTGGGTGCGCATACTTCCTCTTTGGGGCTTGCTTTTTATGATCATCAGGCTTTTCCAGAAAGATATCACAAAGGGGCTTTTGTTGGTCAGCATGGCTCCTGGAACCGCTCTGAGCTAAATGGATACCGGGTGGTGTTTATTCCTTTTGAGAATGGCAGGCCGGCCGGTGCGCCGGAAGATTTTCTGACTGGCTTTATTGCTGATATGGCAAGTGGAGAGGTATACGGAAGACCGGTAGATATTGAAATACTGGCAGATGGCAGTATGCTGGTTTCTGATGATGCCAGTAATACCATCTGGCGGGTAAGTGGCAACAGGTAA
- a CDS encoding oxidoreductase domain-containing protein (COG0673 Predicted dehydrogenases and related proteins): MVLGTAGLGLSPFSLFSCQSERKEAGEQNAGAGVQAGPKRKLGIALVGLGGYSRGQLAPALQETEKCYLAGIVTGTPSKVSEWKSKYNIPDGNVYNYENFDRIADNKDIDIIYIVLPNGMHAEYTIRAAEAGKHVICEKPMATSVEDCRRMIDACNQNGVKLSIGYRLHFEPHNQRVMELGQQELYGPVKRIESSNSFVISGNPDVWRLDQELGGGGPLMDMGVYCVQGACYTMGKDPVAVTARFGEVTRPEYFSEVEQSISWQMEFPGGAVADCSSSYNDRASRLYTEAEKGWWKLEPAYGYSGISGTTSEGAMDYPQVNQQALQMDGFAECVLDNKQSRVPGEMGMRDVKILMAIYEAARTGKRVSIS; encoded by the coding sequence ATGGTGCTTGGCACTGCTGGCTTAGGTCTTTCGCCCTTTTCTCTATTCTCCTGTCAGTCGGAACGGAAAGAAGCCGGCGAGCAGAATGCCGGTGCAGGCGTGCAGGCCGGGCCGAAAAGAAAGCTGGGCATAGCGCTGGTGGGATTGGGCGGCTACAGCAGAGGCCAGCTGGCGCCTGCCCTGCAGGAAACGGAAAAATGCTACCTGGCAGGTATTGTAACTGGTACTCCATCAAAAGTTAGTGAGTGGAAAAGTAAATATAACATACCTGATGGAAACGTTTACAATTATGAAAATTTCGACAGAATAGCCGATAATAAGGATATAGACATTATTTACATCGTGCTGCCCAATGGCATGCATGCAGAATACACCATCAGGGCAGCCGAGGCAGGTAAGCATGTGATTTGTGAAAAGCCTATGGCTACTTCTGTAGAAGATTGCCGGCGTATGATCGATGCCTGTAATCAAAATGGTGTTAAACTTTCGATAGGATACCGGCTGCATTTTGAGCCGCATAACCAGCGGGTGATGGAACTGGGCCAGCAGGAGCTTTATGGACCTGTAAAACGCATAGAATCATCGAACAGCTTTGTCATTAGCGGCAATCCCGATGTGTGGAGGCTTGATCAGGAGCTGGGCGGAGGTGGGCCGCTTATGGATATGGGTGTGTACTGTGTGCAGGGGGCGTGTTATACCATGGGTAAAGATCCTGTTGCTGTTACAGCCAGGTTTGGAGAGGTTACACGGCCAGAGTATTTCAGTGAGGTAGAGCAATCCATCAGCTGGCAGATGGAGTTTCCGGGAGGTGCTGTTGCAGATTGCAGCAGCAGCTATAACGACAGGGCCAGCCGGCTGTATACCGAAGCTGAAAAGGGATGGTGGAAGCTGGAGCCGGCCTATGGTTACTCCGGTATTTCAGGGACAACCAGCGAAGGCGCTATGGATTATCCGCAGGTAAACCAGCAGGCACTGCAGATGGATGGATTTGCCGAGTGTGTGCTGGACAATAAGCAAAGCCGGGTGCCCGGCGAAATGGGCATGCGGGATGTAAAAATACTCATGGCAATTTATGAGGCGGCCCGCACAGGAAAAAGGGTTAGCATTTCTTAG